The segment TTACTAATCCGGAAAGAATAGATTCTGACTTAGCAAATTCTTTTTCATTATAGTAAGCTAATGCAAGACTCCAAAGGATCTCTTTATTGTTCGGATCCTGTTTTAACTTTTTTTCCAGACTCGAAACACTTTCCTGTTCGGGTTCTTCTTCATGATAAACAGGTTTGCGATAACTTCCTCCCGAAGAATATCTTTCTTCTGCGGCAGCTCGGATCTTTTGGATATGAGAAAGGTCCGGATCTATTTTCAATAATCGATTGGAGTAAGAGATCACTTCTCCGTAATCTCTTTGGTAATTATGATAAAGAATAATCTTGGTAAGAGAATTAACCAGATCCTTTTTAGGAAGATTTAAACCGACAGCTTTCTTGAATGCTTGGATGGATTTAGTATAATCTTTTCTGCTCTCATAGATATAACCTATGTACATCCAGGCCTCGCCGGAAGAAGGGTTTCCATCGTTATACTTTTGGAATTGTTTGAGAGCTTCCGTATAATCTTTTCTAGAATAGGCTTTTTTACCTTCTTTCAAATCTGCGAAGACAGAATTGGAAAAGAAGAGTATGCTAAAGCAAATCAAGAAGGAAAAGAACGGCCTAGCCATACTAGTGAGACCGATATTTTCCCTCCGAATACTACAAAAGAAGGAAGGCATTTATCCAATTTTGGAAGAGAACGCCATGAATAAAGTGGAATTCTCGCCTTCCCAGAGGAATTATTTATTTCCTAAAACCTCTGCCTTTCTTTGTGCTAAGGCTCTTGCAGCTCTCAGATTCACACTCATTGTCGTAATTTGAGGATTTACGGATAATCCTGTAGGATACACAGAAGCATCCATTACGAAAATATTCTTATGACCGAAGAGTTGGAAATCCAGATCCACCGCACCTAGGTCGGGTGACTTAGCTGCTTGGATAGAACCATGAGGGTGAGCAGAACCGATCGCGATCTTTCCAGGTTCTATACTCTTATCTAAAATCCAATCGAACTTGGAATTTTTATCTACTGGGATTGGGTCTTCCACGTCAGGGAATGGGAATATAATCGCCTTTGCACCTGCGGCAACTTGTACTTCTGCCAATGCTTTTAGACCTTTAAGTAAATTTTTACCGTCAGTTGGAGTGATCTCGAAATATACTTTTCTTCTTCCTAAAGACCATTTCACAGAAGCGTTTGCTTCGCCATCTGCTCCGTCACGAACAAGCACAATCCCTGCGCTCATGTTTGGATACTTCTTCATGGCATCGAATTGTCTCTGTCCATAAAAAGGAATCAATGAACTTGCTAATGTAGGACGGAAAGGTGCTACTTCTAACCAATATCCGTAACCAGTATTGTCTTGGTTATGACCGTCTTTGATCACTGCAGATTGAGGAGGCCCGGAGAACATATTGATCGTCTCATCAAAGATCGCAAAGTTCGTACTTGTAGGATGAACTTTTAGATTTCTTCCCACCCAATCATTTCCTAGTCCGGATCTTTGTAATAACGCAGGGCCTTCGATTGCCCCGGCACTTACGATCACTACAGGAGCTTCGATCACTACTTTTTCCAAAACATTGCTTGGAGCCTTTTCGTAAGGATCAGGAGTGAATTCTGCAACTACAGTTTTAATATCTCCGTCTTGGACGTATTGTGCTCTCATATTTGAGATTACAGTTGCACCTGCTTCGATCGCATCAGGGATCCAAGTTAAGAATGCAGATTGTTTTGCGTTAATGGGGCAACCTAAACCGCAGCGGCCGAGACCAATACAGCCTCTATTATTATTTTTTAATACTTCTGGATGTAGACCTAGAGCTTTTCCACCTTTCATCAAAGTATTGTTGTTTGCATTGATCAAATTCGGAGGAACTTCGTGGACACCGATTCTTTCGTGGACTTCGGAAATATAAGCGTCCATTTCCTGTCTTCCGTAACCTTTCCAGCCGAAACGGGAATCCCATTCATTCGTCACGTAATCAGGAGGATAAAGAGAAGTTTGCCAGTTTACAGTGGTAGAACCACCTACAGTTCTACCTTGTAGAATGGATAGTGTTTGTTCTTCCGCTATAATAAATCCTGCATCTCTATAGAGTCGAGCTTGGGAAAGAAACTCATCTCCTGTGAATTTTGCAGGAGTGAAATATCCACCTTCTTCGATCAGGACTACTTTCCATCCTGCTTTTGCAAGAGTGGCAGCGACTACCGCTCCTCCCGCTCCGGAACCAATAATAACTGCTTCTGCTTGTAATTTCCAAACTCCGTCTTTGATCCCGTTTTCTTTGATCAAAGATTCATGTTTTTCCGGAGTGATGATCTTATAATTTGCTTCAGGAATCGCTCCCATAGTTCTTAACCTTTATATCCCACTAGTTCGTTAAAATCCCTTTCCATAGAAACTAAGAAGAAGGACAACTGGCGCATAATATTGTAAGCGCCTCTTTTCAAAGATAAGGAAGAGTTTTTCCAGGAAAGAAGTCGTTTCTCTCTATCTTCTTTAGAAAGCCCAACCATAGAGGTAAAAGAAAAATCTAAAGCAAGAGAAACGAGAGAAGATCCCGGCAAGAATGCCAATAATTTCAAAACGGATTCTGTATCGATCGGATAAGGATGACCGTAGATGTACTTATCCGCAGCAACTCCCAAGTCGAATCCTTGGATTGGATTTCCAACTAGGAAAACTTCTTCCAAGGATTTGAAAGCGAGATATTCAGAATCACTCAATCCATGCAATTTCGGAATGGATCCGGGTTTGCAAGAAGCTTGAGGAACAAGGATAGCCGAGATGGCGGCCGTTTTGAACAAAAACTTTAGAAAGCGACTACGAGAAACTTTCTCATCCAGAAACGATTCCAATTCTAACTCCTAAACTTTGTTCGAAAAAACAAAGTTTGCCGTAACGAATGTTCTGGAATATGTTCGACTTTGTCTATCCTTTCTTTTGGAATTTTTTGAGCTTCACGTAAATTTTAATTTCTTCAAAATCAATTCTATCCAATTCAACAGGAAAGGTTTCACCTAATGAATATTGTTTGGTATATTTTTTTGAATAGAATGTAAAGTCTGTCTCTGCCTGTAACTCGCCTTCATCTGTGAATTCTATTGCAGGGATTATTGCTTCCACTGGTGGATTATTCAATTCTACAAATGCAACTGCAGCCTTGAATCCAACAAGGGTCGCAGTAAATTCTTTGATCCCCGTTTTTTCCAAGAACCTGCAAGCCTTAAGTTTATAATAATCCCTTTCTGAATCGGTTGCCTTTCTTTCTTCGTGAGAAGTATGGAGTCCCATGACTTTTATATCTTCTTCCGAATAAGGTTCTTCATCAAAGAGCAGGATACTTTCTAAAACTCTATGACAAACCAAATCGGGATAACGACGAATAGGAGAAGTAAAATGACAATAATCTTTGAAACCCAAACCCCAATGTCCCAGATATTCTCCTGAATAGTAGGCCTGCATAAAACTTCTTAAAAGAGAAATATTGAACAGGCGCTCTGAAGGACTTCCTTCGATCACCTGTAGAACATGTCGAATAGATTCGTAATTTGTGTCTTGGAGTTGGGCGTTGACCCCGTTCAATCTTAGAAATGAATTCAACATCTCCAGTTTTTCAACATCCATAGGCTCGTGAACACGATACAGAGTCGGTCTTTCTTTTTTACGAATATATTCTGCTACCTTGATATTCGCAGATAGCATGAATTCTTCGATCAGGATATGAGCCTGTAATCTTTCGACCGATTTTATTTCTACTACATTGTGTTCCGAATCAGTTACCACCTTGG is part of the Leptospira neocaledonica genome and harbors:
- a CDS encoding GMC family oxidoreductase, with the protein product MGAIPEANYKIITPEKHESLIKENGIKDGVWKLQAEAVIIGSGAGGAVVAATLAKAGWKVVLIEEGGYFTPAKFTGDEFLSQARLYRDAGFIIAEEQTLSILQGRTVGGSTTVNWQTSLYPPDYVTNEWDSRFGWKGYGRQEMDAYISEVHERIGVHEVPPNLINANNNTLMKGGKALGLHPEVLKNNNRGCIGLGRCGLGCPINAKQSAFLTWIPDAIEAGATVISNMRAQYVQDGDIKTVVAEFTPDPYEKAPSNVLEKVVIEAPVVIVSAGAIEGPALLQRSGLGNDWVGRNLKVHPTSTNFAIFDETINMFSGPPQSAVIKDGHNQDNTGYGYWLEVAPFRPTLASSLIPFYGQRQFDAMKKYPNMSAGIVLVRDGADGEANASVKWSLGRRKVYFEITPTDGKNLLKGLKALAEVQVAAGAKAIIFPFPDVEDPIPVDKNSKFDWILDKSIEPGKIAIGSAHPHGSIQAAKSPDLGAVDLDFQLFGHKNIFVMDASVYPTGLSVNPQITTMSVNLRAARALAQRKAEVLGNK